Proteins co-encoded in one Streptococcus ruminicola genomic window:
- the smpB gene encoding SsrA-binding protein SmpB, translating to MPKGEGNVVAQNKKARHDYNIVDTIEAGIVLTGTEIKSVRAARIQLKDGYAQIKNGEAWLINVHISPFEQGNIWNQEPERTRKLLLKKREIEKLSNELKGTGMTLVPLKVYLKNGFAKVLLGVAKGKHDYDKRETIKRREQDRDIKRQMKNFNAR from the coding sequence ATGCCAAAAGGTGAAGGAAATGTCGTTGCCCAAAATAAAAAGGCACGTCATGACTATAATATAGTTGATACCATTGAAGCTGGAATCGTCTTGACAGGAACTGAAATCAAGAGTGTTCGTGCTGCACGTATTCAGCTAAAAGACGGTTACGCTCAAATTAAAAATGGCGAAGCTTGGTTGATTAATGTCCACATTTCTCCTTTTGAACAAGGAAATATCTGGAACCAAGAGCCTGAGCGTACACGTAAATTATTGCTAAAAAAACGTGAAATTGAAAAATTGTCAAATGAATTAAAAGGGACTGGTATGACACTTGTTCCACTAAAAGTTTATTTGAAAAATGGCTTTGCTAAGGTCTTACTTGGTGTGGCAAAAGGTAAACACGATTATGACAAACGTGAGACAATTAAACGCCGTGAACAAGACCGTGACATCAAACGTCAAATGAAAAATTTCAACGCCAGATAA
- the secG gene encoding preprotein translocase subunit SecG, whose product MYNVLLTALLVLSVIIVIAIFMQPQKNPSSNVFDNSGSEALFERTKARGFEAFMQRFTAVLVFFWLAIALALAILSSK is encoded by the coding sequence ATGTACAATGTACTACTGACAGCTTTGCTGGTATTATCTGTTATTATCGTGATTGCCATTTTTATGCAACCACAGAAAAATCCAAGTAGCAACGTATTTGATAACAGCGGTTCAGAAGCTTTATTTGAACGTACTAAAGCGCGTGGCTTCGAAGCGTTTATGCAACGTTTTACAGCAGTTCTAGTTTTCTTTTGGCTAGCAATTGCTCTAGCGCTAGCAATCTTATCAAGTAAATAG
- the rnr gene encoding ribonuclease R, with translation MNENIIAYLKEHGKVNINDLAAGLDMTGAEKFPLLVKEISQLESQGELRFDDSGSLALRKKVEKKKEITVTGVFRANKAGFGFLSVDEDEDDMFVGRNDVGHAIDGDTVEAVIKKPANRLKGTAAEVRIVGIVERSLKTVVGKFILDDEKPKYAGYIKSKNQKIQQKIYIKKEPVVLDGTEIIKVDIDKYPTRGHDYFVGHVRDIVGHQGDVGIDVLEVLESMDIKSEFPEDVMAEANAVPDAPSEKDMIGRVDLRNEITFTIDGADAKDLDDAVHIKLLDNGNFELGVHIADVSYYVTEGSALNREAVARGTSVYVTDRVVPMLPERLSNGICSLNPNVDRLTQSCLMEIDRNGHVVNHQICQSVIKTTFRMTYSDVNDIIAGDEELIEKYQPIVESIHHMAALHNILEKMRVRRGALNFDTSEAKIIVNDKGMPVDIVIRERGIAERMIESFMLAANETVAEHFAKRKLPFIYRIHEDPKAEKLQKFLDYASIFGVQIHGTANKISQQALQDFMAKVEGKPGAEVLNMMLLRSMQQARYSEHNHGHYGLAAEYYTHFTSPIRRYPDLLVHRMIREYTQVTDEKIEHFRNVIPELATSSSTLERRAIDAERVVEAMKKAEYMEEYVGQEFDGVVASVVKFGMFIELPNTIEGLVHITTLPEFYNYNERTLTLQGEKSGKVFRVGQQIKIKLIRADKETGDIDFEYIPSDYDVIEKVKKSRKDRSGKDKRRPKSDNHKDHKKDHKSNKQRNHKSSKSSSKKSGKKPFYKEVAKKKTRKAKK, from the coding sequence ATGAATGAAAATATTATTGCTTATTTAAAAGAGCATGGAAAAGTTAATATTAATGATTTAGCTGCTGGTTTGGATATGACTGGCGCTGAAAAATTTCCATTGCTTGTTAAAGAAATTTCACAGTTAGAAAGTCAGGGTGAACTCCGTTTTGATGATAGCGGTAGCCTCGCCCTTCGTAAAAAAGTAGAGAAGAAAAAAGAAATTACAGTCACTGGTGTCTTTCGTGCTAACAAAGCTGGTTTTGGTTTCTTGTCTGTTGATGAGGACGAAGATGACATGTTTGTTGGGCGTAATGATGTTGGTCATGCTATTGACGGCGATACAGTTGAAGCTGTGATTAAGAAACCTGCTAACCGTCTTAAAGGAACAGCAGCTGAAGTCCGTATTGTCGGAATCGTTGAACGTAGTTTAAAAACTGTCGTTGGAAAATTTATCTTAGACGATGAAAAACCAAAATACGCTGGTTACATCAAGTCTAAAAATCAAAAAATCCAACAAAAAATCTACATCAAAAAAGAACCTGTTGTTTTAGATGGAACTGAAATCATCAAGGTTGATATCGATAAATACCCAACGCGTGGTCACGATTACTTTGTTGGTCATGTTCGTGATATCGTTGGTCACCAAGGTGATGTCGGAATTGATGTTCTTGAAGTCCTTGAATCAATGGATATTAAATCAGAATTTCCTGAAGACGTTATGGCTGAAGCCAATGCTGTTCCAGATGCACCATCTGAAAAAGATATGATTGGTCGCGTTGATTTACGTAATGAAATCACCTTTACCATTGATGGTGCTGATGCCAAGGACTTGGATGATGCGGTTCATATCAAACTTTTGGATAACGGTAACTTTGAGTTAGGTGTTCACATCGCTGACGTGTCTTACTATGTCACAGAAGGCTCTGCCCTTAACCGTGAAGCGGTAGCCCGTGGGACATCTGTGTATGTGACTGACCGTGTAGTGCCAATGTTGCCAGAACGTTTGTCAAATGGTATCTGTTCGTTGAATCCAAATGTGGATCGTTTGACACAATCATGCTTGATGGAAATTGACCGTAATGGTCATGTGGTTAATCACCAAATCTGTCAATCAGTCATTAAAACAACTTTCCGTATGACCTATAGTGATGTCAATGACATCATTGCTGGCGATGAAGAGTTGATTGAAAAATACCAGCCAATCGTTGAGTCAATTCACCACATGGCTGCCCTTCACAATATCTTAGAGAAGATGCGCGTGCGTCGTGGGGCACTTAATTTTGATACTAGCGAAGCTAAAATCATTGTCAATGACAAAGGAATGCCAGTTGACATCGTGATTCGTGAGCGTGGTATTGCAGAGCGCATGATTGAATCATTCATGTTAGCAGCTAATGAAACAGTAGCAGAGCACTTTGCAAAACGCAAATTACCATTTATTTACCGTATCCACGAAGATCCAAAAGCTGAAAAATTACAAAAATTCCTTGATTACGCAAGCATTTTTGGCGTTCAAATTCACGGGACAGCTAACAAAATTAGCCAACAAGCTCTGCAAGATTTCATGGCTAAAGTGGAAGGTAAACCAGGTGCAGAAGTTTTGAATATGATGCTTCTTCGCTCAATGCAACAAGCGCGTTATTCTGAACACAATCACGGTCACTATGGTTTGGCTGCTGAATACTATACACACTTTACAAGTCCAATTCGTCGTTACCCTGACCTTCTTGTTCACCGTATGATTCGTGAATACACACAAGTGACAGATGAGAAGATTGAACACTTCAGAAATGTGATTCCAGAATTGGCAACTTCATCTTCAACTCTCGAACGTCGTGCTATTGATGCCGAACGTGTGGTTGAAGCGATGAAAAAAGCTGAATACATGGAAGAATACGTTGGTCAAGAGTTTGACGGTGTGGTGGCTAGTGTCGTGAAATTTGGTATGTTTATCGAATTGCCAAATACCATTGAAGGTCTTGTTCACATCACAACCTTACCAGAATTCTATAATTACAACGAACGTACTTTGACCCTTCAAGGTGAAAAATCAGGTAAAGTCTTCCGCGTTGGTCAACAAATCAAGATTAAATTAATACGTGCCGACAAAGAAACTGGTGATATTGATTTTGAATACATTCCAAGTGATTATGATGTGATTGAAAAAGTGAAGAAATCACGAAAAGACCGTTCTGGAAAAGACAAACGTCGTCCAAAATCTGACAATCACAAAGACCATAAAAAAGACCACAAATCAAATAAACAACGCAATCATAAATCGTCAAAATCATCTTCTAAAAAATCAGGCAAGAAACCTTTCTACAAAGAAGTAGCTAAGAAAAAAACTCGTAAAGCTAAAAAATAA